One segment of Niabella beijingensis DNA contains the following:
- a CDS encoding aldo/keto reductase, which translates to MKNKIGTSNVAVTPITLGAWAIGGAMWGGNEEADSLAAIRASIDSGITSIDTAPIYGMGYSEELVGKAIKGYDRSSLQLLTKFGMVWDREKGDYAFERKDNAGILRKIYKYGGYDNAIKEVEASLKRLQTDYIDLIQLHWPDSTTPISETMEAMQRMLDEGKVKAIGVCNYNGAQLTEAEQTVKLAADQVPYSMLKRNIEKDVVPYALANGLSVIAYSPMERGLLTGKYNAASRFAADDHRNDYFKQFDMEKVARLTGHLAELASGYQASVVQLVLAWTFHQPAVAAALAGARNAKQAEENAGALQLKLSETDLVQIDKWLAE; encoded by the coding sequence ATGAAAAATAAGATCGGTACAAGTAATGTTGCTGTAACACCCATTACGCTGGGAGCCTGGGCTATCGGTGGTGCCATGTGGGGCGGTAACGAAGAGGCGGATTCACTGGCGGCGATCAGGGCCTCCATCGATAGTGGCATTACCTCTATCGATACAGCACCCATTTATGGTATGGGATACAGCGAAGAGCTGGTGGGGAAAGCGATAAAAGGATACGACCGGAGTTCCCTTCAGCTCCTTACAAAATTTGGGATGGTGTGGGACCGGGAAAAGGGCGATTATGCATTTGAACGGAAAGACAATGCCGGTATCCTGAGAAAAATTTATAAATATGGTGGTTATGATAATGCCATAAAAGAAGTAGAGGCCAGTTTAAAAAGGTTACAGACTGATTATATCGACCTGATCCAGCTGCACTGGCCAGACAGTACAACACCGATCAGTGAAACCATGGAAGCCATGCAGCGGATGCTGGACGAAGGCAAGGTAAAGGCCATCGGGGTTTGTAATTACAACGGTGCCCAACTGACGGAAGCAGAACAGACAGTAAAACTGGCCGCTGACCAAGTGCCGTACAGCATGCTGAAACGGAATATTGAAAAAGATGTGGTGCCCTATGCACTTGCAAACGGATTATCGGTTATCGCCTATAGTCCGATGGAACGGGGACTTCTGACAGGGAAGTATAATGCGGCTTCCCGTTTTGCTGCTGATGATCACCGGAACGATTATTTTAAACAGTTTGATATGGAAAAAGTGGCCCGGCTCACAGGACACCTGGCCGAACTGGCTTCGGGATACCAGGCTTCTGTGGTACAATTGGTGCTGGCCTGGACCTTTCATCAGCCGGCCGTTGCCGCTGCGCTTGCAGGTGCCCGCAATGCAAAACAGGCAGAAGAAAATGCCGGGGCCCTGCAACTGAAATTATCGGAAACAGATCTTGTACAAATTGACAAATGGCTGGCGGAATAA
- a CDS encoding alpha-L-fucosidase: MWKKIKKAAGLAAMLCLLITAHGQEQGMHQQSSLYEWPGDPLVKQKLEQWQDQKFGMIIHWGLYAVPGIVESWSICSEDWIGRDSTIPYDRYKQWYWGLKKDFNPVNFNPDQWADAAKAAGMRYLVFTTKHHDGFNMFDTKQSDFKISNGPFRNNPRSDVAKYVFEAFRKRGFMTGAYFSKPDWHNENYWWPMYATPDRNVNYDIRKFPWRWQKFKEFTYNQISELMHNYGALDILWLDGGWVRPISTVTDEVRAWGARIPESGQDIDMPRIAAMARQAQPGILMVDRTVHGPYENYQTPEQRVPDHRINNPWESCMTLGGAWGYVPGDQLKPASKVIHTLVEIVAKGGSLLLGVGPQADGTLTAETVSRLNEIGLWLKANGAAIYNTRSVEQYNSGDTYFTRSKDGKTNYAITLVSNAALPAIIEWEGNLPRKGSVIRSVATGEKIKWTVAGNKLTLQLPARLKAMKDVTALAFSFVND, encoded by the coding sequence ATGTGGAAGAAAATAAAAAAGGCCGCCGGACTGGCAGCTATGCTGTGCCTGCTGATCACTGCCCATGGCCAGGAACAGGGCATGCATCAGCAATCTTCGCTCTACGAATGGCCCGGGGATCCGCTGGTAAAACAAAAGCTGGAACAGTGGCAGGACCAGAAATTCGGGATGATCATCCACTGGGGATTATATGCGGTACCGGGTATCGTGGAATCCTGGTCGATTTGCTCGGAAGACTGGATCGGCCGGGACAGCACCATCCCTTATGACCGCTACAAACAATGGTACTGGGGACTGAAGAAAGATTTTAACCCAGTAAATTTCAACCCGGATCAGTGGGCGGATGCCGCAAAGGCCGCCGGTATGCGCTACCTGGTATTTACCACCAAGCATCATGACGGGTTTAATATGTTTGATACCAAACAATCTGATTTTAAAATATCCAATGGGCCTTTCCGGAATAATCCCAGATCGGATGTGGCAAAATATGTGTTTGAGGCCTTCCGGAAACGGGGTTTTATGACCGGGGCCTATTTTTCGAAACCGGACTGGCACAATGAGAATTACTGGTGGCCCATGTATGCAACGCCGGACCGGAACGTGAATTATGATATCCGGAAATTTCCCTGGCGCTGGCAAAAGTTTAAAGAGTTTACCTATAACCAGATCAGCGAACTGATGCATAATTATGGCGCGCTGGATATTCTTTGGCTGGATGGTGGCTGGGTACGGCCGATATCCACCGTTACAGATGAGGTGCGGGCCTGGGGTGCCAGGATCCCGGAATCCGGACAGGATATCGATATGCCCCGGATCGCTGCCATGGCACGGCAGGCACAGCCAGGAATTCTTATGGTGGACCGTACCGTGCACGGCCCGTATGAAAATTACCAGACCCCCGAGCAGCGGGTGCCCGATCACCGCATCAACAATCCCTGGGAGAGCTGTATGACGCTGGGCGGTGCCTGGGGATATGTGCCGGGCGACCAACTGAAGCCGGCATCAAAAGTGATCCATACGCTGGTTGAAATTGTAGCGAAAGGCGGCAGCCTGCTGCTGGGCGTGGGTCCGCAGGCAGACGGCACCTTAACTGCAGAAACCGTATCCCGCCTGAATGAGATCGGGTTATGGCTGAAAGCTAATGGCGCTGCCATTTATAATACAAGATCTGTTGAACAGTATAACAGCGGCGACACTTATTTTACCCGCTCGAAAGATGGAAAAACAAATTATGCCATTACGCTGGTCAGCAACGCAGCGCTGCCTGCCATTATTGAATGGGAAGGTAATCTGCCCCGTAAAGGATCGGTGATCAGATCCGTTGCTACCGGCGAAAAGATAAAATGGACCGTGGCCGGTAATAAACTGACCCTTCAGCTGCCTGCCCGGCTGAAAGCGATGAAGGACGTTACGGCCCTTGCTTTTTCTTTTGTAAACGACTAA
- a CDS encoding alpha-L-fucosidase, whose product MKKTIIGSFLCMGLVLSVGAQKVTPPAPVYPVPSARQLAWHQLETYAFIHFTTNTFTDKEWGFGDEDPGIFNPSKVDANQWATVLKQTGFKAMILTTKHHDGFCLWPSNYTEHSVRNSPWKNGKGDIVKETSEAARKAGLKFGVYMSPWDRNRADYGSPSYISYYRNQLKELFTNYGPVFEMWFDGANGGDGYYGGKREQRKINGATYYDWPTTLKLVRSMQPDVLFFSDAGPDIRWVGNEKGVAGETNWNSITPDTLYAGKSGINEILNTGSDDGTKWIPAEVDVSIRPGWFYHASEDSKVKTPEQLFEIYLSSVGRGSNLLLNIPPDRNGVFHPTDVAALRGFKKLLEERLTNNLARQVRVKASNIRGNAAVYNGAKIADGDKNTYWATDEGVTVADIEVELPAAKKISYVLLQEYIALGQRVKAFTIEALKNGSWKEIAGGTTIGYKRILRIDPVVTSKIRVRITDSKAAPLISNLALY is encoded by the coding sequence ATGAAGAAAACGATCATCGGCTCTTTTCTGTGTATGGGACTTGTCCTGTCGGTAGGGGCCCAGAAGGTGACACCACCTGCTCCAGTGTATCCGGTGCCGTCTGCCCGGCAGCTGGCCTGGCACCAGCTGGAAACCTATGCCTTTATTCATTTTACCACTAACACCTTTACGGATAAAGAATGGGGGTTCGGCGATGAAGATCCCGGGATCTTTAATCCTTCAAAAGTCGATGCCAATCAGTGGGCAACCGTGCTGAAGCAAACAGGATTTAAGGCCATGATCCTTACTACCAAGCATCATGACGGATTTTGTCTCTGGCCCAGCAACTACACGGAACATTCGGTCAGGAACAGTCCCTGGAAGAACGGAAAAGGCGATATTGTAAAGGAAACCAGCGAGGCAGCACGGAAGGCGGGGTTGAAGTTTGGTGTTTATATGTCGCCCTGGGACCGCAACAGAGCGGATTACGGCAGCCCTTCCTATATCAGCTATTACCGGAACCAGCTCAAAGAACTGTTTACGAATTACGGGCCTGTTTTTGAAATGTGGTTCGACGGCGCTAATGGCGGTGATGGTTATTACGGCGGGAAAAGAGAGCAGCGGAAGATCAACGGAGCGACTTATTATGACTGGCCCACCACCTTAAAGTTGGTGCGCAGTATGCAGCCGGATGTATTGTTCTTCAGCGATGCGGGACCGGATATCCGCTGGGTGGGAAATGAAAAAGGAGTGGCCGGTGAAACCAACTGGAACAGCATTACACCTGATACGTTGTATGCAGGCAAGTCCGGAATCAATGAGATATTGAATACCGGGTCCGATGACGGAACAAAATGGATCCCTGCAGAAGTGGATGTGTCCATCCGTCCGGGCTGGTTTTATCATGCTTCGGAAGACAGTAAAGTTAAAACTCCTGAGCAGCTGTTTGAAATTTATCTCAGCTCGGTGGGCAGAGGATCCAACCTGTTGCTGAATATTCCTCCCGACCGAAATGGGGTATTCCATCCCACAGATGTTGCGGCTTTACGGGGATTTAAAAAGCTGCTGGAGGAAAGACTGACGAACAACCTGGCCAGGCAGGTGCGTGTAAAGGCCAGCAATATAAGAGGGAATGCGGCGGTTTATAACGGAGCAAAGATCGCGGATGGCGATAAAAACACGTATTGGGCAACAGATGAAGGAGTAACGGTTGCCGATATTGAAGTGGAATTGCCTGCAGCGAAAAAGATCAGTTATGTATTACTGCAGGAATATATTGCATTGGGCCAGCGTGTGAAGGCCTTTACGATCGAGGCCCTGAAAAACGGCAGCTGGAAGGAGATCGCTGGAGGTACTACTATCGGCTACAAACGCATCCTGCGCATCGATCCGGTGGTTACTTCAAAAATAAGGGTGCGCATCACCGATTCAAAGGCCGCACCGCTGATTTCGAACCTCGCCCTGTATTAA
- a CDS encoding carbohydrate kinase family protein: MTEQSYTAICFGEILWDVLPDGAQPGGAPMNVAYHLNQLGITAGVVSKKGNDEEGERLIRFLEEHRVDTSLIQTDNTHPTGKVLATPGKNYEMQYDIVFPVAWDFIDVAEGVPQQVAASGLFVFGSLAARNEHSRKTLFTLLSRATTKIMDINLRPPHFTQDVVEALLNEATMLKLNENELELLSGWYTFTGTMQEQAAALGKRFSLPDIIITKGADGAAYYTNGAFYEHPGFKVDVVDTVGSGDAFLAGFLSRLLKGSTPETALDFACRLGSFIATQKGACPDYDVTAL, encoded by the coding sequence ATGACGGAACAATCCTATACGGCTATTTGCTTTGGTGAAATTCTCTGGGATGTGCTGCCGGACGGGGCGCAGCCGGGCGGTGCGCCGATGAATGTGGCCTATCACCTGAACCAGCTGGGCATTACTGCGGGAGTTGTATCAAAAAAAGGAAATGATGAGGAAGGGGAGCGGCTGATCCGTTTCCTGGAAGAACATCGGGTGGATACCTCCCTGATACAAACGGACAATACGCATCCCACCGGAAAAGTGCTGGCCACACCGGGTAAGAATTATGAAATGCAGTATGATATTGTTTTTCCTGTAGCGTGGGATTTTATTGATGTGGCGGAAGGCGTGCCGCAGCAGGTGGCGGCCTCCGGACTCTTTGTCTTTGGAAGTCTTGCTGCCCGCAATGAGCATTCGCGTAAAACGTTGTTCACCCTGTTATCCCGGGCAACCACAAAAATAATGGACATCAATCTGCGTCCCCCGCATTTTACGCAGGATGTAGTTGAAGCATTGCTGAACGAGGCAACGATGCTGAAGTTGAATGAGAACGAACTGGAGCTGCTCAGCGGCTGGTATACGTTTACCGGAACAATGCAGGAACAGGCAGCGGCACTGGGAAAGCGGTTCTCTCTCCCGGACATTATAATAACAAAGGGTGCCGATGGGGCCGCTTATTACACAAACGGTGCTTTTTATGAGCATCCGGGCTTTAAGGTAGATGTGGTGGATACGGTGGGCAGCGGAGACGCATTCCTCGCCGGTTTTTTATCCCGGCTGCTAAAAGGCAGCACCCCGGAAACCGCTTTGGACTTTGCCTGCAGGCTGGGCTCATTTATTGCCACACAGAAGGGCGCCTGTCCGGATTATGATGTGACTGCCTTATAG
- a CDS encoding DUF6528 family protein — MKRLHPLNFLLLSCFLLSACASRTNSGLRGTDLAVCGDDKVLLVNSRQSASTPDITWRWQVSEARELPAAYQKWMVPLDECKPVMNRSALLLTSSGGGVLLLDIKSRKPLFYAHVPMAHSAALLPGNRLVVALSTHRDGNSIELYNLNQPEQRLFRDSLYSGHGVVWNDKYKRLFALGFDELRSYSLKDWEGPNPQLRLEEHWKIPSEGGHDLSAVDDENMIVTTHHNVFTFNIAKKSFEVFEPLKGRENIKSVNYNAQKKLLLFTQAEESWWTHHIYLRHPDKTIEIPEVKLYKTRFF, encoded by the coding sequence ATGAAACGACTACATCCATTAAACTTCCTGCTTTTATCCTGTTTTTTATTATCGGCCTGCGCCTCCCGGACAAACAGCGGACTGCGGGGTACCGATCTTGCAGTGTGCGGAGATGACAAGGTTCTGTTGGTGAACAGCCGTCAGTCGGCCAGTACACCTGATATAACCTGGCGCTGGCAGGTCTCTGAAGCCCGCGAACTGCCTGCGGCCTATCAAAAATGGATGGTGCCACTGGACGAATGCAAACCGGTTATGAACCGCTCTGCCCTGCTGCTTACCTCATCCGGCGGAGGTGTGCTGCTGCTGGACATCAAAAGCCGCAAACCTCTTTTTTATGCGCATGTACCTATGGCGCATTCTGCAGCGCTGCTGCCGGGAAACCGCTTGGTTGTAGCACTTTCCACACATCGCGATGGAAACAGCATTGAACTTTACAACCTGAACCAGCCGGAACAACGGCTATTCAGGGACTCCCTTTATTCCGGGCACGGAGTGGTGTGGAATGATAAATACAAACGTCTTTTCGCACTGGGCTTTGATGAACTCCGGTCTTATTCTTTAAAAGACTGGGAAGGCCCCAATCCCCAACTGCGGCTTGAGGAGCACTGGAAGATCCCTTCGGAAGGCGGGCACGACCTGTCGGCAGTTGATGATGAAAACATGATCGTTACCACCCATCATAATGTTTTTACGTTTAATATCGCAAAGAAAAGTTTTGAGGTATTTGAGCCCTTAAAAGGCCGGGAGAATATCAAATCAGTTAATTATAACGCGCAGAAGAAATTATTACTGTTCACCCAGGCAGAAGAAAGCTGGTGGACACATCACATTTACCTGCGCCATCCGGATAAAACCATCGAAATACCGGAAGTAAAACTCTATAAGACCCGTTTCTTCTGA
- a CDS encoding CCA tRNA nucleotidyltransferase, producing MDIQLSDPELAIINKVALAAQELGFESYLVGGFVRDKLLNRSTKDADIVTIGDGIELARAVAAMLHPAPQVNYFKNFGTAHIRIAAFDVEFVGARKESYQRNSRKPQVSPGTLEDDQNRRDFTINAMAISLNKDTYGQLLDPFNGRRHLEEKIIITPLEPDQTFSDDPLRMLRAIRFATQLHFTIEAKTLASISKNKDRIRIISQERITDELNKIIMAARPSIGFDLLYKTGLLRIIFPKMVDLAGAEFKEGIGHKDNFYHTLQVLDNVAATSDDLWLRWAAILHDIAKPATKRFEEGTGWTFHGHEVVGGRMVPKLFAQFKLPQNEKMRFVKKLVELHLRPISLTKENITDSAIRRLLFDAGEDFDALMLLCEADITSKNRKKVQRFLDNFKLVRERCKEVEEKDQIRNWQPPVDGIEIMQLFNLAPSKPVGILKDALKDAILDGLIPNTREAALEFLREKAKEIGLP from the coding sequence ATGGATATTCAATTAAGTGACCCGGAACTGGCCATCATCAATAAAGTGGCCCTGGCAGCGCAGGAGCTTGGTTTTGAAAGCTACCTGGTGGGAGGCTTTGTGCGGGACAAATTGCTGAACCGGTCTACAAAAGATGCGGATATTGTTACTATCGGGGATGGCATTGAACTGGCCAGGGCTGTGGCTGCGATGCTGCATCCGGCTCCACAGGTCAACTATTTTAAAAACTTCGGTACCGCTCATATTCGTATTGCAGCATTTGATGTAGAGTTTGTCGGTGCCCGGAAAGAAAGCTATCAGCGCAACAGCCGCAAACCACAGGTAAGTCCGGGCACGCTGGAAGATGACCAGAACCGGAGAGACTTTACCATCAATGCCATGGCCATCAGTCTGAACAAAGATACCTATGGTCAGCTGTTGGATCCCTTCAATGGGCGCCGGCACCTGGAAGAAAAAATAATCATTACCCCGCTGGAGCCGGACCAGACCTTTAGTGACGATCCGCTCCGGATGCTGCGGGCCATCCGGTTTGCCACACAGCTCCATTTTACGATCGAGGCAAAGACACTGGCTTCCATTTCAAAAAACAAAGACCGTATCCGGATCATTTCCCAGGAACGCATTACGGATGAACTGAATAAGATCATTATGGCTGCGCGGCCTTCGATCGGTTTCGACCTTCTGTACAAGACCGGGCTGCTCCGCATCATCTTCCCCAAAATGGTGGACCTCGCCGGTGCGGAATTTAAAGAAGGGATCGGGCATAAGGATAATTTTTATCATACATTACAGGTACTGGACAATGTTGCCGCTACCAGTGATGACCTCTGGCTGCGATGGGCAGCGATCCTGCATGATATTGCAAAACCGGCTACCAAACGCTTTGAAGAAGGAACGGGATGGACCTTTCATGGCCATGAGGTAGTGGGTGGCCGTATGGTACCCAAACTTTTTGCACAATTTAAACTGCCGCAAAATGAGAAAATGCGGTTTGTAAAAAAACTGGTGGAGCTGCATCTCCGGCCCATCAGTCTTACAAAGGAAAACATCACGGATTCTGCCATCCGCCGGCTTCTGTTTGATGCAGGGGAAGATTTTGACGCACTGATGTTGCTTTGCGAAGCGGACATCACCAGTAAGAACAGGAAAAAGGTGCAGCGCTTCCTCGATAACTTTAAGCTGGTACGCGAACGCTGTAAGGAAGTGGAAGAAAAAGACCAGATCCGCAACTGGCAGCCGCCTGTAGATGGCATTGAGATCATGCAGCTTTTCAACCTTGCCCCCTCAAAACCGGTAGGTATCCTGAAAGATGCATTAAAAGATGCCATCCTGGACGGACTGATCCCCAACACAAGAGAAGCTGCATTAGAATTCCTGAGAGAAAAAGCAAAAGAGATCGGGTTGCCGTAA
- a CDS encoding L-threonylcarbamoyladenylate synthase: MHSFEQDIKKCVTALEEGGVILYPTDTVWGLGCDATNADAVSKIYDIKKRSDSKALIVLVTTEREVMQHTAAVDLSLFDYLETTDRPTTVIYENGLGFAENLTAADGSIAIRICGDEFCRALIKRFGKPIVSTSANISGEATPAHFKTIATAIKKQADFVVHHRRDDEEPHQPSSIIRWRDGQVEVIR, encoded by the coding sequence ATGCACTCTTTTGAACAGGATATAAAAAAATGTGTGACGGCCCTGGAAGAAGGCGGCGTGATCCTCTATCCCACAGATACCGTATGGGGCCTCGGCTGCGATGCCACCAATGCAGATGCCGTTTCAAAAATATACGACATAAAAAAAAGGAGCGACAGCAAAGCACTGATCGTTCTTGTTACCACCGAACGGGAAGTGATGCAGCACACGGCGGCTGTAGACCTCAGCCTGTTTGATTATCTTGAAACCACAGACCGTCCGACAACGGTGATCTATGAGAACGGGCTCGGGTTTGCGGAGAACCTGACTGCTGCAGATGGGAGCATTGCCATCCGCATCTGCGGGGATGAATTCTGCCGGGCATTGATCAAACGCTTCGGTAAACCGATCGTATCTACTTCCGCAAACATTTCGGGAGAGGCCACACCTGCACATTTTAAAACCATCGCGACAGCTATAAAAAAGCAGGCGGATTTTGTGGTGCATCACCGTCGTGATGATGAAGAACCGCACCAGCCCTCGTCCATCATCCGCTGGAGGGATGGACAGGTTGAAGTGATCCGGTAA
- a CDS encoding glycosyltransferase family 4 protein — protein sequence MTFFAIMNIGFDAKRAYHNNTGLGFFSRVLIRLLAEQFPEHGYYLFNPKPGKSFRPEQKNIYEVLPAAPLHRLFRAVWRSRWVTRDLQRLGINLYHGLSHEIPTGIPKTGIPSVVTIHDLFPEIYPEQYKPIDVKIYRAKLRYACRNATKIMAISEETKGHIIKTYGTPAEKIEVIYQSCAPAFTVIETAEKKAAVREKYGLPEAFFLHVGTIIERKNLLNICKALNSIRGDIPIPLVVVGNDGGFKDKVTAYLREVQLEDRVIFLSEQLALAGKKPFVETADLPALYQLATALIYPSYFEGFGMPIIEAMAGGVPVITSTTSCLPEIAGTAAWLADPDRPEEMAAGFRKIYEDASFAATMRQKGLENAQRFRPEVYAADVMKLYQSIL from the coding sequence ATGACTTTCTTTGCAATTATGAATATCGGGTTCGACGCCAAAAGGGCTTATCATAACAATACCGGGCTGGGATTTTTCAGCAGGGTGCTGATCCGGCTGCTTGCAGAGCAGTTTCCTGAACATGGCTATTACCTGTTTAATCCAAAGCCCGGCAAGTCGTTCCGCCCGGAACAAAAAAACATTTACGAGGTATTGCCCGCAGCTCCCCTGCACCGCCTGTTCCGTGCAGTATGGAGAAGCCGCTGGGTGACCCGCGATCTGCAGCGGCTGGGGATCAATCTTTACCATGGGCTGAGCCATGAAATCCCTACAGGTATTCCCAAAACCGGTATTCCTTCTGTGGTAACAATCCACGATCTGTTTCCAGAGATCTATCCGGAACAGTACAAACCCATTGATGTAAAGATCTATCGTGCCAAATTGCGCTATGCCTGCAGGAATGCCACAAAGATCATGGCCATCAGCGAAGAGACCAAAGGTCATATCATTAAGACCTATGGAACGCCCGCAGAAAAAATTGAAGTGATCTATCAGAGCTGTGCCCCTGCTTTTACAGTAATAGAGACCGCAGAAAAAAAAGCGGCCGTCCGTGAAAAATACGGACTGCCGGAAGCTTTTTTTCTGCATGTGGGCACCATTATCGAGCGCAAGAACCTTCTCAACATCTGTAAAGCACTAAACAGTATCCGCGGGGATATCCCCATACCACTGGTGGTCGTTGGCAATGATGGCGGGTTTAAGGATAAAGTGACCGCATATCTCCGGGAAGTACAACTGGAAGACCGTGTGATCTTTTTGTCGGAACAACTGGCACTTGCAGGGAAAAAACCGTTTGTGGAAACAGCAGACCTGCCTGCGTTATACCAGCTGGCAACCGCTCTGATCTATCCTTCCTATTTTGAAGGCTTTGGCATGCCGATCATCGAAGCCATGGCCGGCGGTGTACCCGTCATCACTTCCACTACTTCCTGTCTGCCGGAGATCGCCGGCACGGCCGCCTGGCTGGCAGATCCCGATCGTCCGGAAGAAATGGCGGCCGGCTTCCGGAAAATCTATGAGGACGCTTCCTTTGCCGCCACCATGCGACAGAAGGGCCTGGAAAATGCACAACGCTTCCGGCCGGAAGTGTATGCCGCCGATGTAATGAAACTCTATCAATCGATTTTATAA
- a CDS encoding 2,3,4,5-tetrahydropyridine-2,6-dicarboxylate N-succinyltransferase, with protein sequence MQDLITAAWANRELLKDSKYTDAIHEVIAALDKGELRVAAPEGRKWKVNEWVKQAILLYFGIQKMQTWDVPPFEFYDKMLLKKNYKDIGVRAVPHAVARYGSYLAKNVVLMPSYVNIGAYVDEGTMVDTWATVGSCAQIGKNVHLSGGVGIGGVLEPLQASPVIIEDGCFLGSRSIVVEGVIVEKEAVLGANVVLTQSTKIIDVSGSIPIEGKGRVPARSVVIPGSYAKKFPAGEYHVNCALIIGKRKASTDLKTSLNDALRDFKISV encoded by the coding sequence ATGCAAGACTTGATTACCGCGGCCTGGGCCAACAGGGAGTTGTTGAAAGACAGTAAATATACGGATGCCATTCATGAAGTAATTGCGGCACTGGATAAAGGAGAATTGCGCGTTGCAGCACCTGAGGGAAGAAAATGGAAAGTGAACGAATGGGTAAAACAGGCCATTCTCCTGTATTTCGGAATTCAGAAAATGCAGACCTGGGATGTGCCCCCGTTTGAGTTTTACGATAAGATGTTGCTGAAGAAGAATTACAAGGATATCGGGGTGCGTGCGGTACCGCATGCGGTGGCACGCTATGGATCCTACCTGGCAAAGAATGTGGTATTGATGCCTTCTTATGTAAATATCGGGGCGTACGTGGATGAAGGAACCATGGTAGATACCTGGGCAACGGTAGGAAGCTGTGCACAGATCGGGAAGAATGTGCACCTGAGTGGTGGCGTGGGTATTGGCGGTGTACTGGAACCCCTGCAGGCCAGTCCAGTAATTATAGAAGACGGTTGTTTCCTGGGAAGCCGTTCTATTGTAGTGGAAGGGGTGATCGTGGAAAAAGAAGCAGTACTGGGTGCCAATGTGGTGCTTACACAGAGTACCAAGATCATTGATGTAAGCGGATCCATTCCCATTGAAGGCAAAGGCCGCGTACCCGCCAGAAGTGTGGTGATCCCGGGTTCCTATGCCAAAAAATTCCCTGCGGGTGAATATCATGTGAACTGCGCATTGATCATCGGAAAACGGAAAGCCAGTACCGATCTGAAAACCAGTCTGAATGATGCATTGCGTGATTTTAAGATCAGTGTATAA
- the rsgA gene encoding ribosome small subunit-dependent GTPase A, whose amino-acid sequence MKALVYKSTGSWYTVKDEAGTFHNARIKGVFKIEGITSTNPLAVGDWVNIETEEGAEGTAVIDQIFPRTNYINRQSPRMKHQQHIIAANLDQSILIATLKDPRTSRGFIDRFLVVCEMYHVPAIVLFNKTDIYREKEWAAYEALSEVYRSLGYQVHAVSVEKEEGLDILNGLLHNKTTLISGHSGVGKSSLINILLPGEAIKTNDVSGWSGKGMHTTTFATMYDLPENGRIIDTPGIRELAITNLEREELSHYFPEMRQRLEHCRYNNCTHINEPGCAVKAAVESGDIYEERYISYLNIFESIENRNY is encoded by the coding sequence TTGAAGGCTTTAGTCTATAAATCAACCGGGAGCTGGTATACGGTTAAAGATGAAGCGGGAACGTTTCATAACGCCCGGATAAAGGGCGTTTTTAAAATAGAGGGCATCACCAGTACCAACCCGCTTGCGGTAGGCGATTGGGTGAATATAGAAACGGAGGAAGGCGCTGAAGGCACCGCTGTTATTGATCAGATTTTCCCCCGTACGAACTATATCAACCGGCAATCGCCGCGTATGAAACACCAGCAGCACATTATTGCCGCCAACCTGGATCAATCGATACTGATCGCTACGTTAAAGGATCCGCGTACTTCGCGTGGGTTCATCGACCGGTTCCTGGTGGTTTGTGAAATGTATCATGTACCGGCAATCGTTCTTTTTAATAAAACTGATATTTACAGGGAAAAAGAATGGGCCGCCTACGAAGCGCTCTCGGAGGTATACCGTTCACTGGGCTACCAGGTTCATGCGGTAAGCGTGGAAAAAGAAGAAGGACTGGACATTCTCAATGGCCTGCTGCACAATAAAACGACATTGATCAGCGGTCACAGCGGTGTGGGAAAATCTTCGCTGATCAATATCCTGCTGCCCGGAGAAGCCATTAAAACCAATGATGTGAGCGGATGGAGCGGAAAAGGGATGCATACCACCACCTTTGCCACCATGTACGACCTGCCTGAAAACGGGAGGATCATCGATACTCCGGGCATCCGGGAACTTGCCATTACGAATCTTGAACGGGAAGAGCTGTCACATTATTTTCCCGAAATGCGGCAACGGCTGGAACACTGCCGTTATAATAACTGTACGCACATCAATGAGCCCGGCTGCGCGGTGAAAGCAGCAGTTGAAAGCGGGGATATTTACGAGGAACGCTACATAAGTTATCTCAATATTTTTGAGAGCATTGAAAACAGGAATTATTGA